One region of Bombyx mori chromosome 27, ASM3026992v2 genomic DNA includes:
- the LOC110385171 gene encoding uncharacterized protein LOC110385171: MCIGFNASLFSDLKRSREIHLDKDSESWLASLIGITTLMGCLFTSLIIDRIGRRPAVLISSVLMVCGWITFSLASSFSALLLAKIFQGTSEGLGTTMGGIFIAEYSSPKYRGSFIATIPAALLVGVLSSHSLGLFYNWSHISLILLFCSLPGLIIAIFTPESPTFLATKGRYDECRWLRGPEDDDEVEKMIEADMIVKKPKKSYTKNVPKLIKENLTYFIMSFKKREFYIPVFIAIHLNAIFQFSGAIVYDSYPLDIHTALYGTDIYMFKVIASLDMERMLSTALAIYLTSRIRRRPLLFAFVGLNVLAFLCVAGYIYARRHNLLLPFDHIIIAIVIFLQHFHMFTSGAGATSLTTILSNELYPMANRGLCGSICNAFFSIHMFVNIKTAPYLFSLIGVDGTFCAYAVVLFYSLVVSYYMVPETKDKTLQEIEDKLRGYSISHRGEAMKLKDVEF, from the exons ATGTGTATCGGGTTTAACGCGTCACTGTTCTCAGACCTGAAGAGGAGTCGAGAGATACACTTGGATAAGGATTCGGAGTCATGGTTAG CATCACTGATCGGGATAACAACACTAATGGGATGTCTCTTCACTTCGCTAATCATAGACAGAATTGGCCGGAGACCTGCAGTTCTTATCAGCTCAGTTCTCATGGTTTGCGGTTGGATAACATTCAGCTTGGCTTCATCGTTTTCTGCCTTATTATTAGCAAAGATATTTCAAGGAACATCTGAGGGTCTTGGGACCACAATGGGCGGTATTTTTATTGCAGAATACAGCAGTCCAAAATACCGTGGATCTTTTATAGCAACAATACCTGCTGCGTTGTTAGTTGGTGTTTTATCTTCACATTCACTTGGTTTGTTTTACAACTGGTCTCATATATCTCTAATACTATTATTTTGCTCTTTACCTGGATTGATAATTGCTATATTTACACCGGAATCACCGACTTTTTTGGCGACTAAAGGGCGCTACGATGAATGCCGCTGGCTGAGAGGTCCAGAGGACGATGACGAAGTGGAAAAAATGATCGAGGCCGATATGATCGTCAAAAAACCCAAGAAAAGTTATACAAAGAACGTGCCGAAATTGATTAAGGAAAACTTAACATACTTTATTATGTCGTTCAAAAAGCGCGAATTTTACATTCCAGTATTTATAGCGATACATTTGAATgctatttttcaattttctgGTGCTATTGTCTACGATTCGTATCCTTTGGACATTCACACAGCATTATATGGTACGgatatttatatgtttaaagtaatcgcatcgcttgatatggAAAGAATGTTGTCTACTGCTTTAGCAATTTATTTAACTTCTAGAATAAGAAGGCGTCCGCTCTTATTCGCGTTTGTAGGGTTGAATGTACTAGCGTTTCTGTGTGTGGCCGGATACATATACGCTAGGCGTCACAATCTTCTTCTACCTTTTGACCATATTATTATAGCTATTGTGATCTTTTTGCAACATTTCCATATGTTCACCAGCGGAGCTGGCGCTACTTCTTTGACCACAATACTTAGTAATGAATTATATCCAATGGCAAATAGAGGTTTGTGTGGATCAATTTGTAATGCATTTTTCTCGATTCACATGTTTGTAAACATCAAAACCGCGCCGTATTTATTCTCTCTGATTGGTGTAGATGGAACGTTTTGTGCCTATGCAGTGGTGCTGTTTTATAGTCTGGTTGTGTCTTATTATATGGTACCGGAAACTAAAGATAAGACTCTTCAAGAAATAGAAGATAAACTCAGAGGATATTCTATAAGTCATCGTGGTGAAGCTATGAAATTAAAAGATGTTGAGTTTTGA